One window of the Prinia subflava isolate CZ2003 ecotype Zambia chromosome 1, Cam_Psub_1.2, whole genome shotgun sequence genome contains the following:
- the RNF152 gene encoding E3 ubiquitin-protein ligase RNF152, which translates to METLSQDSLLECQICFNYYSPRRRPKLLDCKHTCCSVCLQQMRTSQKDLRCPWCRGITKLPPGYSVSQLPDDPEVIAVIAIPHTSEHTPVFIKLPSNGCYMLPLPLSKERALLPGDIGCRLLPGSQQKSLTVVTIPAEQQPLQGGLPAEAGAEEPDRRGAVKSSTWSGVCTVILVACVLVFLLGIVLHNMSCISKRFTVISCG; encoded by the coding sequence ATGGAGACCTTATCCCAGGACTCTCTGCTGGAGTGCCAGATCTGCTTTAACTACTACAGCCCCCGGCGGCGGCCCAAGCTGCTGGACTGCAAGCacacctgctgctctgtgtgcctgCAGCAGATGAGGACCAGCCAGAAGGACCTGCGCTGCCCCTGGTGCCGTGGGATCACCAAGCTGCCTCCGGGATACTCTGTGTCACAGCTGCCTGATGACCCCGAGGTGATCGCCGTCATCGCGATCCCCCACACCTCGGAGCACACCCCCGTCTTCATCAAACTCCCCAGCAATGGGTGCTACATGCTGCCCTTGCCTCTCTCCAAGGAGCGGGCGCTGCTGCCGGGAGACATTGGCTGCCGTCTCCTGCCCGGCAGCCAGCAGAAGTCCCTGACGGTGGTGACGATCCCCGCAGAGCAGCAGCCGCTGCAGGGCGGCCTTCCCGCCGAGGCGGGAGCGGAGGAGCCGGACCGGAGAGGCGCCGTGAAAAGCTCCACCTGGTCAGGGGTGTGCACTGTGATCCTGGTGGCCTGCGTCCTGGTCTTCCTCCTGGGCATCGTCCTCCACAACATGTCGTGCATTTCCAAGCGCTTCACGGTGATCTCCtgtggctga